CGTGCCGGTCGCGCATCGTGGTGAGGCCGACGGAGCCGTTGGTCCGCGCGTACTCCTCATTGCCTACGCGCACGAGGGTCGTCTCGAGGAGGCGGACGATGGTCGCGAGAATCTTGTCCCGGCCGAGGCCCGGACGGCGGAGGTCGCGGGCGACCCGCTGGCGGATGCGGGGCAGCGCCTGGCCGAAGGTGAGCGTACGCTCGTACTTGTTCTCGTCGCGTACCGCGCGCCAGTCGGGGTGGTAGCGGTACTGCTTGCGGCCACGCGCGTCGCGGCCCGTGGCCTGCAGGTGCCCGTCGGGGCGCGGGCAGATCCACACCTCCTGCCACGCCGGGGGAATGGCGAGCCGGCGGATGCGGTTGAGTGTCTCCGGATCCTGGATGCGCCGGCCCTCATCGTGCCGGAACTGGAAGCGCCCGGGCGCGCCGACGCGGCGGATCCCCGGCGCCGCGTCGGAGACATAGCGGAGCCCCGCGGCGCGAGCGTCCTGGAGGGCGTCGGGAGGCGGGGAGGCGCGGAGGGAGGCGGGGCGCATGCAGCGGGAGGGCGCGGCGGCGCGCGCGCGTGGGCCGGCGCCGGAGCGGCGGTCGCGGGCCTCAGCCGCCGGTGGTCTCACCGCCCATCACCTGGAGTACGATGCCGGTGATGTACGATGAGTCGGCGTCGGAGGCCAGGAAGACGTAGGCGGGGGCGAGCTCCTCGGGCTGGGCGGGCCGGCCCAGGGGAGATTGCGAGCCGAACTTGGAGACCTTCTGCGGCGAAGCGCCGGGATCGGAAGGATTGAGCGGCGTCCACACCGGACCGGGGGCGATGGCGTTCACCCGGATCCCGCGCGGGATGAGATCGAGCGCGAGCGTCTTGGTGAAGGCGTTGATGGCGCCCTTGGTCGAAGAGTAGTCCGGCAGCTTGTTCGAGCCCATGATTCCGGTTTCGGAGCTGGTCGCGATGATCGACGCCCCGGGCTTCAGGTGGGGCAGGGCGGCCTTGGTGAGGCGGAAGTAGGCGTAGATGTTGGTCTTGAAGGTGCGGTCAAACTCCTCGTCGGTGACGTCCTCCAGTCGCTCCTTGCGCGACTGGTGGGCGGCGTTGGACACGAGGAGGTCGAGGCGGCCGAATTCCTTCACGGTCCGTGCGACGATCTGGGTGCAGACCGCGCCGCGGGTGAGGTCGCCGGGGAGGAGCAGACAGCGGCGTCCGAGAGCCTCGATGGCACGCTGCACCTCCTGGGCGTCGGACTGTTCTTCCGGCAGGTAGTTGATGGCGACATCGGCGCCCTCGCGGGCGTAGAGGAAGGCGACGGCGCGGCCGATGCCGGAGTCGCCGCTGGTGATGAGGGCGACGCGGCCCTCGAGTTTGCCCGCGGCGCGATAGCGGGTCGCTTCCCAGCGGGGGCGCGGCTTGAGCTCGGACTCCAGGCCGGGCTGGGGCTGATGCTGCTCCGGAAACGGACCCTTGGGTTCGTCCTGCATGAGCGGCTTGCGGCGGGAAACGGGGGCAGACCGGTTGGGTTTGCTGCGGCGGCGCGGAGGCGCGGAAGGAGTGCGGGTGCTCATGGGCGGGGGAGATGGTTGAGCGGGGCGGACGGAAGCGGGACCACGGAGCGAAGGACGCGCGAACCTCACTCCGGGCGGGAGTGAGGTCGCGGAGTGTTGCGCCGGATGCGGCGCCAACGAGGCACTCAGTCCTCTTCCGCTTCGTCGTCGGACGAGGACGCTTCCTCGTTGATCTGCGAGGCGAGGGCGGTGAGCCGCTTGTCGGTCTCGCCCTCCTCATCGAGGGTTTCCTGGAGCAGATTGGCGACCTTGGTCTCGCCGAGCGTTTCCGCGAAGGAGCGGGCCGTGCCGTAGGCGGCGATCTCGTAGTGCTCCACGCGCTGCGCGGCGCCGATGAGGTTGGCGTCGCGGATGGCGTCGGGCGCCTCGGTCTCGATCGCCTCGGAGCCCTCTTCGACCAGGCCCTTCATCGCGTGGCAGGTTTTGCCCTTGGCCTTTTCGCCGAGAATCTTGAAGCAGCGGTCGAGGCGGTCGACGTGGCCGCGGGTCTCCTCGAGGTGTTGTTCGAAGCCCTCGCGGAGCTCTTCGTTGGAGGCCGCCTTGGCGAGTTTGGGCAGCGCTTTGACCAGTTGGGACTCGGCGTTGTGGAGATCACGGAGTTCGTCGACGAGGAGGTCGCGGAGATTTTTCAGTGCAGGCATGTTCGTGGAATTAGAGGTTGAGGATTGCGTGCCGGCGGCGCCCAGCGCGGCGTCGGCTGGTGCACGGTACCGCGAGGCTGCGGATGGTTCCCGCGGCGCGCGGGCCGGCGGCGCGGAGGACGCGTGCGGTTGCCAGGAGATGGAGTGGGCAACTCCCCGCCCGGCGTGGAGAATCTCCGGCGCGCGATGCGGGCCACGGCCTGACGAACGCGGGCGTTGCAGGGCGGGTCCGTGTGCGCGGGCCCAGTGCCCGCAACCAACCCTCAACCCACTCGAATCATGCTTAGATGGAGTCTCCTGTTCCTGATCGTAGCCGTGATCGCCGGCGTGTTCGGCTTCGGCGGTGTCGCCGGCACCGCGGCGGATATCGCCCGCATCCTGTTCTTCGTGTTTCTCGTGCTGCTCGTGATCTCGGCGATCGTGGGCGCATTTCGCGGCCGCCCGCCGGTCTGAGTGCCGCGGTCTGGCTAAAACAAAAGTGTCACGCCGTCTTAGGCGTGACACTTTTTTGCGTTGGTGGGGCGGGAGGGGGCTATCCGCTCACTGCCAGCGGCTCGGCACCCAGACGTAGCCGTTGCCCTGGGGCTCCCAGTGGCCGGTGACGAACGTGCGCGCGCCAGACGGGGGCGTCTCCCAATGCCCCGGCACCCACTGGTAGTTGCGACCGTCGCCGGCGTATTCGTAGTGGCCGCGAACCCAGACGGCGTTGGGCGTCGGCTGCGGCGTCGGGACGTCCTGGGGTTCCGCGGTGGGCGTGGGCGGCGGCTGGGTGACGACGGCGCCCGTGCCGTATTGGTTCTGGCCATACTGGCCTCCCTGGGTGGTGGGCGGGATGATCTGCGTTTCGGTGCCCTGCTGCTGGTCGCGGTGCCGGCCGTAGGCCCCGCCGGCGAGGCCGCCGGCGGCGGCGCCGATGGCGGCCCCGGCGAGCTTGTTGTTTCCGTCGCCGACATTGTTGCCGATGATGGCGCCGCCGAGCGCACCGATGGCAGCGCCGGCCGCGGCGCCGCGTTCCGTGTTGGGACCCGTGCTGGCGCAGCCCGCGGCGAGGGCCGAAAGGGCGAGAGAGAGCGTGAGGTGTTTCGCGTTCATGGTGCCGCATAGTCGCGGGGTCCGGGTGACGGTTCCCGCCCGGGACCGGCGTGGCTGGGCCAGGGAGGCGCATATCGATGCGCCGGGTGCAATCCGGTGGGGTGGCGGCGGTTGACCGACCGGGGTTTTGTGCTACTGCTGACCCCTCATGCCGGCCATCTCACCACGCGGAAAGAAACCCGACGCATCACCTCGCCGGGGAGGGCGGTCCGCGCCGGTGCGCGCGCTGGGTGGAACGGTTTACGTCACGCGCCAGGTGCATTTCAACTCGGCGCACCGGCTCGAAAACCCGACGAAGAGCCTGCGTTGGAACCAGGCTCAATATGGGGCTTGTACCCGCCCCCACTGGCACGGGCACAACTACGTGCTCGAAGTAACAGTGGCCGGC
The Opitutus sp. ER46 DNA segment above includes these coding regions:
- a CDS encoding YMGG-like glycine zipper-containing protein, with amino-acid sequence MNAKHLTLSLALSALAAGCASTGPNTERGAAAGAAIGALGGAIIGNNVGDGNNKLAGAAIGAAAGGLAGGAYGRHRDQQQGTETQIIPPTTQGGQYGQNQYGTGAVVTQPPPTPTAEPQDVPTPQPTPNAVWVRGHYEYAGDGRNYQWVPGHWETPPSGARTFVTGHWEPQGNGYVWVPSRWQ
- a CDS encoding SDR family oxidoreductase codes for the protein MSTRTPSAPPRRRSKPNRSAPVSRRKPLMQDEPKGPFPEQHQPQPGLESELKPRPRWEATRYRAAGKLEGRVALITSGDSGIGRAVAFLYAREGADVAINYLPEEQSDAQEVQRAIEALGRRCLLLPGDLTRGAVCTQIVARTVKEFGRLDLLVSNAAHQSRKERLEDVTDEEFDRTFKTNIYAYFRLTKAALPHLKPGASIIATSSETGIMGSNKLPDYSSTKGAINAFTKTLALDLIPRGIRVNAIAPGPVWTPLNPSDPGASPQKVSKFGSQSPLGRPAQPEELAPAYVFLASDADSSYITGIVLQVMGGETTGG
- a CDS encoding ferritin-like domain-containing protein, which encodes MPALKNLRDLLVDELRDLHNAESQLVKALPKLAKAASNEELREGFEQHLEETRGHVDRLDRCFKILGEKAKGKTCHAMKGLVEEGSEAIETEAPDAIRDANLIGAAQRVEHYEIAAYGTARSFAETLGETKVANLLQETLDEEGETDKRLTALASQINEEASSSDDEAEED
- a CDS encoding DUF1328 family protein, which produces MLRWSLLFLIVAVIAGVFGFGGVAGTAADIARILFFVFLVLLVISAIVGAFRGRPPV